The genomic interval CTACGTCTGCTTCTGCCCCGAGGGTTTCGAGGGCCGGAACTGTGAGACAGGTGAGGGCTCTGGGGCTTCACGGGTCCTGGGGGCTGACAGCACCGGCTGGTCAgcgcagggcagggctgggctcagctgggtccGGTGGTCTAGGTGACCCAGAAGGGCCCTCCACCCTAAGAGTCTGGGGCCTGGGGTCCAAGGTGCTAGTTCTCTCACCTGACCGCCCACCCCCTCGGGGCCCCCGGCACTGGGGACTCTGATGCCCCTGGAACCCAGGTGAGTCCTTGCACCTCTGTGGTGTCCACACATCCCATGGCCCAGGCAGTTGGGGAGCTCCGCCTCCCCACGTGCTGTTACAAACCATATATGCGGTCCACCTGCCAAATGTGACAGTTCCACCAAGTTCAGCCGCTAAGCTGTGCGGGTGTGGGAGCCCCAAACTCCAGGTCTGGACCTTCCGGATCAATCCACAGAGCAGGCAGTGCCAGGCCATCTCTGGAGCTAGCAGCTCAGTGCCACCTTTGTACAGGACACTGCCCCCACCCAGAGAAGGGTGGCCACCAGGCTGGCTTGCCCTGACTGGCGGAGGCCCCCTCAGCTGTCCCCTCCATCCTCAGACCAGAAGAGCCAGCTGATCTGCACAAATGACAACGGGGGCTGCGAGCAGTACTGCACTGACCACGCAGAGGCTGGGCGCTCCTGCTGGTGCCATGAGGGCTACGCACTCCAGGAGGACGGGGTGTCCTGTGTGCCCACAGGTAACGGGTCCTCGGGAACCAGGCTCTAGGGCGGTGTGTGCACTTCCACTTCTGATCGTCCTGCCCTGCCACACGTCCCCTCATTGGCCAGATGGGGAGGGAGACATGGCATCACTGAGCATCCCCAGGCACCGGCACCGTGTgctctgggaggtggggagagaggcccAGGTGGAGGCGGctgtccctccccaaccccgagagcagggagggcagtggtgcgcagggcagagcccagggagcGGCCTCCGGGGTGCGCCGGGCCCCTGCCCATCTGGGCAGCTCTCTGCCAGCCCACCTCCACTCCTACGCCAGGCGCTAGATCACCATACCCAGTGTCTACTGACCACAGCACGAGTCTGGATTCCACATCTTGTCAAAGGCAAGTGCttttatgaaaatggaaaattccTCCAAACCAACCTCAAATGAAAAGGGCTGCAGCCCGGAGGCTGGGGCCCCCAGCTCTGTGTCCCCCCAGCTCTGTGTCCCCTCAGCTCTGTGTCTCCCCAGAGGCGGGGTACCCAGCCTTGTCTAAAGGCCTGAAATTCAGTTGCTGCCCCGAAATGCTTTCTTTTCCAGCCCAGGGGCTTTCTTGGAGCAGGAGGGAAACTGAGAGCGGGTCAGAGAGCAGCACGATGGTCTGAATGCCAGTCGCCTCACACAGCATCCCTTACACCTCTAGTGACACAGAGGTGGCACGTCTCCCCGGAAGGAGGAGCAGGACCCAGTTTCAGGAAGGGGACCTCTGTTCCTGCCAAACCAGCCCCTCTGCCGCTGCTCGCCAGGCAGCACCCCCAGGGCCTGCCCACGGCCCTGGCAGGAGCAGCGACACAGCCCCCTCTGGGGCCAGTCGCCACCCATGCCCACGTTTTGCTGACTTTTGTTTCACACAGTTGAGTATCCATGTGGGAAAATACCTGTTCTGGAGAAAAGAAACAACAGCAACCCCCAAGGAAGAATTGTGGGGGGCAAGGTCTGCCCCAAAGGGGAGTGTCCCTGGCAGGTGAGGCTCCAGCTGTGCCTGGCCATCCAAGCCTGGGTGACCGCATGTCCAGCCCAGCATTTCCACCGTCCACCAGCCTTCCGCTCCCTTAGCTAGAACGGAGCCCCCACCCCTGGAGGGTGCACGGGAAAGGGGAGTCCCCGAGGAAGTGGTGGCGGTAACGCAACCTTCCACCGTCCGTGGTGCCCCGCCAGGCCATGCTGAAGCTGAACGGGGCACTGCTGTGTGGGGGAGCCCTGCTCGACGTCACCTGGGTGGTCTCTGCCGCCCACTGCTTTGACAGGATCCGGAACTGGAGGAACCTGACGGTGGTGCTCGGTAGGTTTTGGGGTTACCTCTTTCTGACAGGAGACGGTTCTTGAATGACAATGACTCAGGGCTTCGAACCACCAACTTCCACCACCAGGAGCAATCCCAGCACCCACAGGGCCCCGCTACAGCCGCTGCCCTCAGCTCTCTCCCCGCAAACCAAGTCATGGGTGACTGCTGTTCCTGTCTTGCTTGGGCCCAGAGCCCCGGGGGTGCCCCAGCCAGGGCTGCACTGCCTGGGCCTCTGCCTGGTGGGTTTATGGGATGACAAGGACCCCCGGGGGGCCAGGCAGGTCTCGAAGAAGCAGGGGACCAGGCCCGCCACCTCAGCTGCCTGGCCGACACCCCCTCACGTGCCCCCCAGGATCCAGATTCCACTACTCCCCACCTGACTCACACCCTTGCTGACCCACTAGCAGCCTGGGGTGGGACGCAGGGCTCTCCTGCCCCAAAGGAGGGGCCCAAGCAGGCAGTCTCCCCGCAGGCGAGCACGACCTTGGCCAGCGTGAGGGCGAGGAGCAGGAGCGGCAGATCGCTCAAGTCATCGTCCCCGACACGTACATACCGGGCAAGACAGACCACGACCTGGCCCTGCTCCGCCTGGAGCGGCCTGTGGCCCTCAGCGACCACGTGGTGCCCCTCTGCCTGCCCGAGAAGACCTTCTCCGAGCGGACACTGGCCTTCGTCCGCTTCTCGGCCGTCAGCGGCTGGGGCCAGCTCCTGGACCGTGGGGCCACGGCGCGCGTGCTCATGGCCATCCAGGTGCCCCGGCTCCTGACCCAGGACTGCCTGGAGCAGTCGCGCCGGAGGCTGGGGTCGCCTGCCCTCACAGACAACATGTTCTGCGCCGGCTACCTGGACGGCAGCAAGGACGCCTGCAAAGGGGACAGCGGGGGCCCGCACGCCACCCACTTCCGGGGCACGTGGTACCTGACGGGCGTTGTCAGCTGGGGTGAGGGCTGTGCGGCCGCTGGTCACTTCGGGGTGTACACCCGGGTCTCCCGCTACACGGCCTGGCTCCACCGGCTCATGGGCTCCCTGCTGCCCTCAGAGGGCCTCCTCCAAGCCCCGCTCCCCTAGCCCCACAGCCGCAGCCCCGGATCCCACTCCCTGCTCCGCAAATAAAGCTGCTGCACCCCTTCCCCAGGACCAAAGCCCGGAAATTCTCCTGTGGTTCTcgtggagggggaaggggagggaggtggaaacagagttggagagagagagacagagacagagacagacagaggatGGACAGAgctggagacagacagagactCGCGGGAGACTCTGGGACAACCAGAGAGAAGAAGAGCCTTAGATCCAGAGCAGCCGTCGGGGAGGGAGACAGACGGCGAGAGTCAGGGCCAAGCCGCGGGGGGGGGAGCCCGGGGCCAGGAAGCGGCCGTCTCCCAAGGCACAGCGGCCATGCGCGTCCGCCCCCTCGGCGCCGTGAGCCGCTTCGCTTCCTCGTGCCATTCAGCGTTTCGCCTCCGGCTCAGACAGGCTGTTGGCCTCCCCCGCTCACTGCGGCGGGTGTCCTCCCAGGTCCGTTCTGGGTGAGCACCCTTCACCACAAAGCAGGCCTCGCGCTCTGATCACACAGGCTGAGCCCTGCGCTCCGGCGGCCCCTGCCTTCCCAGGTGGTTCAGACTCACTTCACAGAGATCCTGGGTTTGCCTTCGAGCCGGGCTCTCCTCCACGTTACCAACTTCGCAGAAACAAACCTTCTCCTGTGAGGCTGTTTCCAGATACCAGAGCTCGCAGTGGATCTGGGGCTGCACTCTCCCAGTCCCGGGGGCCTCTTCCTGCCAAGGCCCCAGTAAATGACGGTCCTcaaacagaggcagagggacgCCCCACAAAATGCAGGTTCCCAGGTCGTGTCAGCTCCGTGGGATTGGGGAGGGCCCCTCAACTTACATCCTCAGCGTGTCCCTCAGGTGCCTGGGAAGGACAAGAACGAGCTCCCAGGGAGGGGATCCTGAACCCACCAGAATGCAGCCACGGTGGGGAGAGCAAACAGGTAGGCGCCTGCCTCCCTGGTACTCGCCTATCCCGTGCCTGGGACACCCCATGAGGGGCCAGACGTGCTCTGCTGGACTGTCCAGTGTGTCTCCCGTACAGTCGACCAGGGCTCCGCAAGCCCGATAACACTGAGCCCGAGCCACGCACCTGAGAGCCAAGTGTTACGAGGATACGCCCACCAGCACTCATCATTCTCGGCCACTTACAACCACAGTGCTCAGTGCTGGGACAGAGGCCATCTGACTCGCAGACCTCACGTACTCACACTCTGGGCCTCCACAGAAAAGGCCTGCTGCCCCAGTCGGGCGGTGACTTTTAGGGTTCTCACCAGTACACGCGTTGAGAGCCCTGACCCTGGGCAAACCTCTCTGGGCTCAGCCTGGCTCTGGCTCTGACCCTTGGCTGTGGTACTTACCTCCCTGCCCTTCGTGTCCTCATCGAGAAAACGGGAGCCAGTCAGGAAGAACATCCAGATGCCCCAGCCCACCAGCTCAGGCTGCAGACACTCGGTGAGGTGGGGGGGATTCTGCAACCACAACACCCAAGGGCTTGGGAGGCCGAGCCCAGTGAATCTCTCAGTTCTTCCATAAACAGAAGCTGGCTGGCGTCCTCTTCCTGGGAAGAAAAGGGGAGGGTGGAGTTGAAGGGGCCAAGCCAGTAGCCTTCCAGACCCACTCAGACCCCAATGGGGTCCTGGGTGGGCCGCAGGCTCTGCCTCACTTCCCCCACCTTGAAGCATGGTCAGCGCAGTGCAGGCCAGCAATGGCTCTCCTGCCCGGTCACCACCAGGTGCTCACTCGGAATCCAGTCTCTCCCCACAGGTTGAACGGTGCAGAGACCAGGCGAGACAGGCCCCGCGAACCAGCTGCAGGTTGTTGACCAGCCCTGGCACTGAACAGGAGCGTTTCAGGATGTCACTGACTCGCTCAGTCCGCTGgtgttcactgagcacctactgtgtgccagatgccctgtaggtgctggggacagagcaggaaCAAGCCAAGTGACCACGGGCATCAGTCAGCTGTGGGGCAGTGTCAGGCCAGCTCCATCCTTGAGTCTCCCATCACCGCCCCTGCCTCTCCTGCGGTTCCCAGCCTTTTCCTCCAGGGCCTGGGGTTCAGCTGCCGAGCCCcaggctgccaggaagctcaggcCCACACCTGACGCTCCGGAGAGGTTCCTGGCTGGGagagcagcccagggcctggTGTGGCGCACACAACCCCCTCCCAGCCTGGCCGCCGAGGGCACAaccctggggaggcctggcctCCCTGGGGCCTGTGGTTTGTCACAGGAGGACAAGGCCCCCGTTCTGGGACCTCCCGGGTGAGGGCCAGTCAGGGGAGACTCTGTGTTCTGCAGAGACGGCTGTGCTGGCCCCCCACCTTCCCAGGCCACGGGGTAGGGGCTGGACAGAGAAACAGCCTCTGATCTCACCCAGTGACCTGCACTTGGCATCACATGGTGAGAAATGACTTCACTGTGATGCCTCTGACTTCAGGGTTCatttccccaacccccacccagcccccaatAGGGTGTTCAGGGTGAAGACGTGGTCGGGGGAAGCTGGGTCCACACTTTCACGTGCCTCCATGGCTTAGTCCTGGGGCTGAGAAGCAAATCCAGCAGCTCCTCCTGACACAGGCCCTCTCGACCTGTGGCCACAGCAGGCTCCACTGCACACGGGTCCTGACGAGGAGGGGTCAGGCCCAGAGCTCCCCAGGACCGCACAGGCCTGGGTGACCATGCCCCCGGCAGGTCCGGGCTCCAATCAGGAGGCTGTGATAAGCAGGACAAGCAGCCACCCTCGAGCCAGGGTGAGTGAACCTTGTCCCGGAGGCCTGTCACAGCAGGGACGAAGACACTGTCCTCGGCCACACTATGGCGGGCCTGCTGTGCCTTGTCCTGCTCAGCGCCTCCCTGGCCAGCCTGCTGCTACCGGGGGGCAGTGGTATGTACCCCTCACCCTGCATGCTACAGGGGTGGCcctgggaggaggatggggggCGATGCCCTCGTACTCCCATAGTGTGCAGAGTGGGTGCCCATCCCTGTGGATGGCTGACATGAGCCGCTGGGCTTAGTGGTTTTGCCCAAGGATAGCTTAGGGCCAGGTGTGCCTCCCTGTGGGGGAAGGGTCAGACGGCAGATCAGAGATCACAAAGACAGACAAAAACGTggacagagaaagagggagaaacagcgacacagagagagagagagagagagagagagagagagagagagagagagagagagagagagagagagagaacagaaacggaggtgggggagagagagggaccgaggggagagagagtcagagagacGGCCCACCTCCTCTGCCAAAGTGAGCcggggccggggggaggggggtcacAGGCAGAGGTGCCTCCAAGGCAGGGGACGGGACAAGAGCCAGTGCCATCACCCTCAGGCTGTCTTGgcaaggggaaggggctgcccaATTAGAAGCTGGACAGATGAGGGCCTCTGGGCCTTCCAGGACCCAGGCCTATCCAAGAATAGAGGTCAGGAAGGGGAGAAGCAGAGCAAAGCCCAGACAGAGAGCACAGCGGCCACCTGGggcctgtgtgtgtctgggtgaaggggagtcaggagacccaggcacatgagagaaggaaaaggtggagaatgaaaaagaggaagagaaaaaagcaggggcagagggtggggacaCGTAGGGAAAGGATGGGGGCGAGGAACAGGTGGGTGGGTTGTAGGTCAAAGTCAGTAGAGCGGATGTATGGAGCCATGGGAGAACGGCCTACAGATAACAAGTCTGAGCCTGGCTTTGCTGGGAAAACACAGatgatgctaaaagaaatatGGGCTTTGGAAGGGAAGAGAATATGAGGCAGGAATGAAGCTAAGCTTTACCGAGCACGTAGCGTGTACCACCTGAACACTGGGGGTTTCATACACCCTTTAAAACAACTCTTGAGGTTAGGTGTTGTAATTCCCATCTGCCAGTATTCAGCAGTAGGTGACCAAGATATATATGCCACTCGAGGCTGCTTGATTCTGCAGTCCTGTTTCTCAGTTTCAGACGTGGGGCGTTTGCAGTTCTCAGACGAGGGGAAACATTCATCGTGGTGAGAGTTGAAAACAGAGTTCAAGGTGAAAGCTGGTACTAGGAATATCAGCTTGGACAATCATCTTTTTCATGGTCAGACTCTAAATTCTTTAGCAGAAAAAAGGCAGAGATGGGCCAGGAAAAGAATCCAAGGGCCTCCCGACCACAATGTAAAGAGGAAGAGGAgtgggagacagacagagaagacTCTGGCAGAGCAGTGTAGACGACTCAGCCGGATACATACCGTAGGGTAGACCCAGAGATTCTCTGACCCAAGACATTTTAATTGACAGGTTGTGACTCCTTTGTGAGTCATGCAATCAATTCAGTGGGtttcttattttaatgaaataaaacagaatcaaGGAGTtaatttttcaacaaatactaTTTTCTAAAAATCCAGTATCTTTTGAAACTTAATTATGCTTATGTGCGTCCTGGGATTTgatttaaatcctttttattgTAGATCGTGCAAAACTCCATCACAACTACTCACTTAACTTAGAGCTGAGACCTTGAAGGGCAGGTGGGGTTCAGGGTGAGGGGTGATGGTAGCGGGGTAGAGCCTGAGCCACAGGACAGAGGGAGTGGCCCGGAGAGGTGACAGGGAGCTGGAAACACTCAGAGTTCCAGAGAGAGGGTCTGGGCCGCCAGCGCGGAGTGGGTGTGAACGTGCGGGGTCAGTGGCTCGCTGGGCAGGACGCGTGGGGTCCAGAACAGGTGTCCCACGTGTAACTCACGGAGGCGTCGCGAGCCAGGCGAGTGGCCTTCCGCGGCCGGGGTGCGCCAGCAGGCGGGCAGGGCAGGTAACCCTGAGCCGCGTCCTTCCCGTCCCCAGTGTTCCTGGACCGGGACCGCGCCCACACAGTCCTGCAGAGGGTCCGGAGGGCGAACTCGTTCCTGGAGGAGATGAAGAAGGGAAACCTGGAAAGAGAGTGCGTAGAAGAGACTTGCAACTACGAGGAGGCCCGCGAAGCCTTCGAGGACACGGAGAAGACGGTAAGggtccccgccccgcccccagccttcCGGGGCGGACGGCCAGGAGCCAGTCACAGGGCTACGGGGACTTCTCAAGTTCTGTTAGGTCAGCTTGAAGACACAAAATGTTTA from Camelus bactrianus isolate YW-2024 breed Bactrian camel chromosome 14, ASM4877302v1, whole genome shotgun sequence carries:
- the F7 gene encoding coagulation factor VII, with the protein product MASQHRGLALFGLLLSLQGSLAAVFITQEQAHSILHRQRRANSLLEELWPGSLERECREELCSFEEAREIFKNLERTKQFWISYNDGDQCASGPCQNGGSCEDQLQSYVCFCPEGFEGRNCETDQKSQLICTNDNGGCEQYCTDHAEAGRSCWCHEGYALQEDGVSCVPTVEYPCGKIPVLEKRNNSNPQGRIVGGKVCPKGECPWQAMLKLNGALLCGGALLDVTWVVSAAHCFDRIRNWRNLTVVLGEHDLGQREGEEQERQIAQVIVPDTYIPGKTDHDLALLRLERPVALSDHVVPLCLPEKTFSERTLAFVRFSAVSGWGQLLDRGATARVLMAIQVPRLLTQDCLEQSRRRLGSPALTDNMFCAGYLDGSKDACKGDSGGPHATHFRGTWYLTGVVSWGEGCAAAGHFGVYTRVSRYTAWLHRLMGSLLPSEGLLQAPLP